The genomic stretch TTCGACGTTGGTGAAAACAGAATAATAAATGCAGTTACATCGcacgtttataaataaatacacctACGTAGGACTAGACGTGACAATGCGTGAGCAGCCTTGGGAAAATAGGATTTCACAAATCGACAACACCAACTACAGCATTAATAGATAATTCGTTGCTCACAGTACTCCATAATTTGCCAACTGCTGATCGATCCATTGGCGATGCTGAGGAACACTGGCGTAAACAGCGGGTGTCGTTGATGACCCGCAGCCGATGCCCCAGGAAACAATGCCAACCTGTCGAAAATAGGTCGAAAATCTTGATAATCGCAATATTGGATATGATTAGTTGAAAACGAACGGAAAATGCCGCCAAAGGTAGTTCGAAACGCAGCCCGTACCCACCTGGAAGTACCTTCCGGAGGAAGTTGGGCACACCAGGGGACCTCCTCCGTCGCCCGTGCAGGTATCTTTACTCGGCTCCCCGCCTGCACAAATGAAGCTACCATGCAACTGGAAATACTGGCCAAGTCGGGTCGATCGTAGACGCTTTTGGCAATCGGATCGTTCGACGATCGGCAAGTCGACCTGTCGCAGAACGGCTTGATACTGTCCCTCGACTCCTGGATAAATTGTGGTAGGTATAAAttaggaaaaggaaaagcaTTTTCCAATGCGCAGGTCTTTGATGTACTTCCGGCATAGAATCCACCCCGGCTAGTGATGGTCATTCTTACCGAAGGAATTTCGTCCCCAACCGGTTGCATAGCATCTGACTCCTGGAGTGACAGCCATCCCCTGTTGGGGAAGGCAGATCGATCGTACGTTGGTCTGGTAGCTGACTTCGGAGGTGAGTATCAGGACTGCTACATCGTGGTAAAGACCACCGCTGTAGAATTGAGGGTGTTTCAGGATAGTCTGGACTCCAGCTTCTTGGTAGGGCAGAGGTTCGTTTGTGGACCTGGTGTCCCATTCGCCGACGCGTATCACGAGCTGACCCACGTCTCGTCTGGGGATTTTTAGTAAACAGAGTTAGGACTTGCCGGATGAGTATAATGTTCGGGATTCCAAATCTCGTCAGGATTTGAATGAGGACGATGTGCTCGCTTACCCAGCGACGCAGTGCGCGGCGGTCAAAACCGCCCTCGTTGACAGCAGGGATCCACCGCACTGGAAAAGCAAAGGGCTCTGTGTCTGACGCACCAGGAGTGCGACCATCCAGGGAAACTCGGCGAATAGCGTGGCTCCGGGCCCATCTACCCTTTGGGCACCTGCTCAAAGAGTCATCGAGTGATGAAATACCGGCTTAGAATATTGGATTGAACCAGCCAGACCTTAATGTCCGTTCCACGGATTTTTTCGCGATTCGTGTAACAGCTTACCTGCGTTGTAATCGTTGCTCCTCATCCCGCAGGAATCAAATTTCGCACTTGTTCCACCTGCAGCGACGACAAGGGTGTGCCTCCCATTCGATGGTCGGTGTGGACCCACGACCCCAACGATGCCCTGGAGTTGGCAGCAGACGTCATCAGGCATGGGACAGATCCCGAATCTGGGATCGATTATGCCCGCACCGTCCTGGCTGACTACGAACCCGTCCGCGCACTGGAGAGTCTTTACGCAAATGCAGGCGCGATCCGTGCCAGGGTTTCGGATGGGTCCAAGGCCCCCGGAAGGGTAAGGTTGCATGCCGTTGGACGGAAACCCAACGGCTGAGTCCTCACCGTTTGCTGGTATTTTGCAGCATATTTCATCCGCAGCTGAGCAACCGCTGCCCAACTGACCGAACCGACCGATCGGAAATCGAGGGTCGATGTTTCCGGCTCCGGACACGATTACGTACCCCATTGAGTCGCATTGCCACATTTTGACACACACGCAAAGTTGGCTAGAGGAAATTGTCGGCGACATCGACGTCATCGCTGGGATCGATGTTGGGAAAACTACAGAAGTCGGAATTCGACAGCAAACCTGCGTGGCGATTGGGCAGAGTCTTTGGT from Diprion similis isolate iyDipSimi1 chromosome 12, iyDipSimi1.1, whole genome shotgun sequence encodes the following:
- the LOC124412805 gene encoding uncharacterized protein LOC124412805: MGNRVQFALVVVAWAITLETSSATWGHFLRPGKNIVWPGDLSIATPASPGRVPLFLLHILKHKLNPHKVQKVTTTPMPHSQCFCVPYYLCDMNNTIITSGIGVIDIRFRPCTGDLEVCCYMPNLNVSTPMPIPTAIPTSMPMTSMPSTMMPTMPPTTMPTMPPTMMPTMPPTMMPTMPSTMMPTMPPTMMPTMPPTMMPTMPPTMMPTMPPTMIPTTLPTMAPAIMSTTPPTMPPTMMPTMAPTTQPTQPPTMMPTMPPTMAPTVMPTAAPTSPPTTPPTMAPSMMSTMMPTSAPITVFPTPSPALNCLCVETYQCDASGVIIISGAGVIDPRQQNQRLCPIATQVCCRIPTSVVFPTSIPAMTSMSPTISSSQLCVCVKMWQCDSMGYVIVSGAGNIDPRFPIGRFGQLGSGCSAADEICCKIPANGEDSAVGFPSNGMQPYPSGGLGPIRNPGTDRACICVKTLQCADGFVVSQDGAGIIDPRFGICPMPDDVCCQLQGIVGVVGPHRPSNGRHTLVVAAGGTSAKFDSCGMRSNDYNAGAQRVDGPGATLFAEFPWMVALLVRQTQSPLLFQCGGSLLSTRAVLTAAHCVAGRDVGQLVIRVGEWDTRSTNEPLPYQEAGVQTILKHPQFYSGGLYHDVAVLILTSEVSYQTNVRSICLPQQGMAVTPGVRCYATGWGRNSFGVEGQYQAVLRQVDLPIVERSDCQKRLRSTRLGQYFQLHGSFICAGGEPSKDTCTGDGGGPLVCPTSSGRYFQVGIVSWGIGCGSSTTPAVYASVPQHRQWIDQQLANYGVL